The following proteins are encoded in a genomic region of Rattus rattus isolate New Zealand chromosome 2, Rrattus_CSIRO_v1, whole genome shotgun sequence:
- the LOC116892414 gene encoding zinc finger protein 780B-like: protein MASSSSQHMACGSVTFRDVAVDFSQEEWAYLDATQKVLYRDTMLETYRHLVTVVGSCLSKPHLITLLEQEKEPWMAVKEETDRPSPDLEADYDAENMSCKNHSYNRNISKQSLQQSSKTFDFRDSRFSNGPNCTFKGLQSSQEDDDDQRITNKEGTPPYTCQTLAHNIERAYECKECGKVFRLPQQLTRHQMSHSGEKPFKCNESGKAFHLPDLLKNHKTIHTREKTFECEECGKAFNRVSNLVAHRIIHADIKPYKCNECGKAFKRRSYYMQHQKIHSGERPFQCKECGKAFIFLAHLNGHQMIHTGEKSFACKECGKAFRLLQQLTRHQKFHSGDKPFKCNECGKAFPFPDRLKHHKTIHTSTKPFECRECGKSFKCVSHLAQHRLIHADVKPFECSECGKAFNRRSNLIQHQKIHSGEKPFQCKECGKAFTVLPQLTRHQRIHTGEKPFECKECGKRFYTGPHLVQHQRVHTGEKPFECNVCGKAFRLRACLSEHQKTHIEEKPFKCKLCGSAFRSRYQLSLHRRTHPHVRPFQCKDCGKAYILLAQLIQHQTIHTGEKSFECKECGKKFHTGSHLVQHQHFHTGEKPFECNVCGKAFRFQVYLSDHQKTHIEEKPFKCKVCESVFRHKYQLSEHRLTHIDVRP, encoded by the exons ATGGCCAGCTCCAGTTCTCAACACATGGCCTGT GGGTCAGTGACATTTAGGGACGTGGCTGTTGACTTCTCTCAGGAGGAGTGGGCCTACCTGGATGCTACTCAGAAGGTCCTCTACAGGGACACGATGTTGGAGACCTACCGCCACCTCGTCACAGTGG tgggaagTTGCCTTTCCAAGCCACATCTGATCACCTTACTAGAGCAGGAGAAAGAGCCCTGGATGGCTgtgaaggaagaaacagacaggCCGAGCCCAG atttgGAGGCAGATTATGATGCTGAAAATATGTCTTGTAAAAATCATAGTTATAATAGAAATATATCTAAACAGAGCTTACAGCAATCAAGTAAAACTTTTGACTTTAGGGACTCCAGGTTTAGTAATGGGCCTAACTGTACATTCAAGGGACTACAGAGTTCTCAAGAAGATGATGACGATCAACGGATTACTAACAAGGAAGGAACGCCTCCTTATACCTGCCAGACTCTTGCTCACAATATAGAAAGAGCATATGAATGTAAGGAGTGTGGGAAAGTCTTCAGACTCCCCCAACAGCTTACAAGACATCAGATGTCTCACAGTGGTGAGAAACCTTTCAAGTGTAATGAATCTGGAAAGGCTTTCCatcttcctgacctgcttaagaACCATAAAACCATCCATACAcgtgagaaaacatttgaatgcgaggagtgtgggaaggccttcaaCCGTGTCTCCAACCTTGTTGCACACAGGATTATTCATGCTGATATAAAGCCATATAAATGTaatgagtgtgggaaagcctttaaaCGCCGCTCATACTACATGCAACATCAGAAAATTCATTCTGGTGAGAGACCCTTTCAGTGTAAGgaatgtgggaaggccttcaTTTTTCTGGCTCACCTCAATGGACACCAGATGATACACACTGGAGAGAAGTCATTTGCATGTAaggagtgtgggaaggccttcagacTCCTCCAACAACTTACAAGACATCAGAAGTTTCACAGTGGGGACAAACCTttcaaatgtaatgaatgtggaaaGGCTTTTCCCTTTCCCGACAGGCTTAAGCATCACAAAACCATTCACACAAGTACAAAACCATTTGAATGCAGGGAATGTGGGAAGTCCTTCAAGTGTGTCTCCCACCTTGCTCAACATAGGCTTATTCACGCTGATGTGAAACCATTTGAATGTAGcgagtgtgggaaagccttcaatCGGCGCTCAAACCTCATACAACATCAGAAAATTCATTCTGGTGAGAAACCCTTTCAGTGTAaggagtgtgggaaggccttcactGTTCTGCCACAGCTCACAAGGCACCAGAggattcatactggagagaagccattTGAATGTAAGGAATGTGGCAAGAGATTCTATACTGGCCCACACCTTGTTCAGCACCAGCGAGTTCACACTGGTGAGAAACCCTTTGAATGTAATGTATGTGGAAAGGCTTTTAGACTCCGGGCATGCCTTTCTGAGCATCAGAAAACCCACATTGAAGAGAAACCTTTCAAGTGTAAGCTGTGTGGGTCAGCCTTCAGAAGTAGGTACCAGCTTAGTTTACATCGACGCACTCATCCTCATGTGAGACCCTTTCAGTGTAAGGACTGCGGAAAGGCCTACATTCTTCTGGCACAACTCATTCAGCACCAGAccattcatactggagagaagtcATTTGAATGTAAGGAATGTGGCAAGAAATTCCATACCGGTTCACACCTCGTTCAACACCAGCATTTTCATACTGGTGAGAAACCTTTTGAATGTAATGTATGTGGGAAGGCTTTTAGGTTTCAGGTATACCTTTCTGATCATCAGAAAACTCACATTGAAGAAAAACCTTTCAAGTGTAAGGTGTGCGAGTCAGTCTTCAGGCATAAGTACCAGCTTAGTGAACATCGGCTCACTCATATCGATGTAAGGCCCTAG